From a single Candidatus Defluviilinea gracilis genomic region:
- the nrfD gene encoding polysulfide reductase NrfD, translating into MTATSKYLSGAHEAHDSHHEEDPKQYLMYDPKPRGEMNAMVMESMHTTSWKFWAVLGVLAFLVVTCFFFAWGYMINEGLYVGGVMRPAYWGIFLVNTVFWIGISHAGTFISAILRVFKAEFRRPFTRAAELMTTFGLIQAGASIFMHMGRVWLSYWMFPIPNARQLWPNFHSPLMWDLLAISTYVLGSTMYLFLPLIPDLAMARDRSTGWRKTFYKILALGFRGTEGEWRHLTVAMNFFAFAIIPVMFSVHTIVSWDFAMAMRPGWSSSVFGPYFVLGALHSGMGAVAMVLFVMRATMKHMDYFIRKEHFDALGKLMLMVTFAYTYFFFNDYIVQWYGGDKATDDLLHWLEEGPMAWMFIQFVFFNIVIPPLLLWSKKVRETPWLLALIGLMINVGMYWERYLIIPVMLTINRMPFTWKLFEPRLEIFLTIGTFSMFLLFYMIVSRLIPLIPVWEVQEGQMTHSLRKVGKAKLPTISEFE; encoded by the coding sequence ATGACCGCTACTTCCAAATATTTATCCGGTGCGCATGAAGCGCACGACTCTCACCACGAAGAAGATCCGAAACAGTATTTGATGTACGATCCCAAGCCGCGCGGCGAGATGAACGCGATGGTGATGGAATCCATGCACACGACCTCGTGGAAGTTCTGGGCAGTGTTGGGCGTGCTGGCGTTTCTGGTTGTTACCTGTTTCTTCTTTGCCTGGGGATATATGATCAATGAAGGCTTGTATGTTGGCGGGGTGATGCGACCAGCCTATTGGGGCATCTTCCTCGTCAACACCGTGTTTTGGATCGGTATTAGCCATGCGGGAACCTTTATCTCCGCGATCCTGCGCGTGTTCAAGGCGGAGTTCCGCCGTCCGTTTACCCGCGCCGCCGAGCTAATGACCACCTTCGGCTTGATCCAGGCGGGCGCGAGCATCTTCATGCACATGGGTCGTGTGTGGCTTTCGTATTGGATGTTTCCCATCCCGAACGCGCGGCAGTTGTGGCCCAACTTTCACTCGCCCTTGATGTGGGATTTGCTCGCCATTTCCACCTATGTTCTTGGCAGTACCATGTACCTGTTCCTGCCGCTCATCCCTGATCTTGCCATGGCGCGCGATCGTTCCACCGGCTGGCGCAAGACGTTCTACAAAATCCTCGCGCTCGGTTTCCGCGGCACAGAGGGCGAGTGGCGGCATCTCACGGTCGCCATGAACTTCTTCGCCTTTGCCATCATCCCTGTGATGTTCTCTGTGCATACCATCGTGTCTTGGGACTTTGCCATGGCGATGCGCCCGGGCTGGTCTTCCAGCGTGTTCGGTCCGTATTTCGTGCTCGGCGCTTTGCATTCGGGTATGGGCGCGGTGGCGATGGTGCTGTTTGTGATGCGCGCCACCATGAAGCACATGGACTATTTCATCCGCAAAGAGCACTTCGATGCGCTCGGCAAGTTGATGCTGATGGTCACCTTCGCTTACACATACTTCTTCTTCAACGACTATATCGTGCAATGGTACGGCGGCGACAAGGCAACCGATGATCTTTTGCACTGGTTGGAAGAAGGTCCCATGGCATGGATGTTCATTCAGTTCGTGTTTTTCAACATCGTCATTCCGCCGCTGTTGCTGTGGAGTAAGAAAGTGCGTGAAACCCCCTGGTTGCTTGCCTTGATCGGTCTGATGATCAACGTTGGCATGTATTGGGAGCGTTATTTGATCATTCCGGTCATGCTCACCATCAACCGTATGCCGTTCACGTGGAAATTATTTGAACCGCGTCTCGAGATCTTCCTCACCATTGGAACATTCTCCATGTTCCTCCTGTTCTATATGATCGTTTCCCGCCTCATCCCTTTGATCCCGGTCTGGGAGGTGCAAGAAGGGCAGATGACTCACTCGCTTCGCAAAGTGGGTAAGGCGAAACTCCCAACGATCAGCGAATTCGAATAA
- a CDS encoding cytochrome c, which translates to MRLLKQLFWVFLTLGILFGILELFMFDIIKIDWVSFMEIQPSYRAMEDPLPPPSQSVPIEGAIVIPGMGAPENPTIADDASLARGAELFAINCQMCHGADGAGSGPVAPFLIQFKPADLTSAIAQSKSDGSMFLTISNGVDGRMPALNENLTVSERWDVVNFLRTLQPAE; encoded by the coding sequence ATGAGACTTTTGAAACAACTATTCTGGGTTTTCCTCACCCTCGGTATCCTTTTCGGAATTCTCGAACTCTTCATGTTCGATATCATCAAGATCGACTGGGTCAGCTTCATGGAGATCCAGCCATCCTATCGCGCGATGGAAGACCCGCTTCCTCCGCCCAGTCAATCTGTTCCAATAGAAGGGGCGATCGTCATCCCCGGCATGGGCGCGCCCGAAAACCCCACCATAGCGGATGACGCCTCCCTGGCGCGCGGCGCGGAATTGTTCGCGATCAACTGCCAAATGTGTCACGGCGCGGATGGCGCCGGGAGCGGACCGGTTGCCCCATTTCTTATCCAATTCAAGCCTGCCGACCTGACCTCCGCTATTGCGCAATCCAAGAGCGACGGTTCGATGTTCCTGACCATCTCCAATGGCGTGGATGGACGCATGCCCGCTCTGAACGAAAACCTGACCGTGTCTGAGCGCTGGGATGTGGTTAACTTCCTGCGCACATTACAACCTGCAGAATAG
- a CDS encoding DUF3341 domain-containing protein produces MSEATLLAVFEDLDPAASAIEKLHEMGVGDENINVISGVPVAHKILGRPHPWTNVSKLSMGGAAAGFLFGIFLNFGTPHLYGIQVGGQYVTPIPPGAIVTFEMTMLFALLATFLGVFLDSYFPNYRPLEYVDEVSDGKIAVFFRVAEDDAKKFTDAMNTLGAESVKPAEARQL; encoded by the coding sequence ATGTCTGAAGCAACTTTACTTGCTGTCTTCGAAGACCTAGACCCCGCCGCGAGCGCCATCGAAAAATTGCACGAGATGGGCGTGGGCGATGAAAACATCAATGTGATTTCCGGCGTGCCGGTGGCGCATAAAATTTTGGGGCGCCCGCATCCATGGACGAACGTATCGAAACTTTCGATGGGCGGCGCGGCGGCGGGCTTTCTGTTTGGCATCTTCCTCAATTTTGGAACGCCCCATCTCTATGGCATTCAAGTAGGCGGGCAGTACGTTACCCCGATTCCGCCTGGCGCAATTGTGACCTTCGAAATGACCATGCTGTTTGCGCTCCTTGCCACCTTCCTCGGCGTCTTTTTGGATAGTTACTTCCCGAATTATCGCCCGCTGGAATATGTCGACGAGGTGAGCGATGGAAAGATCGCCGTCTTCTTTCGGGTTGCGGAAGACGACGCCAAAAAATTTACCGACGCCATGAATACGCTCGGCGCTGAATCTGTCAAACCCGCGGAGGCGCGGCAACTATGA